A genomic segment from Nitrospira sp. encodes:
- a CDS encoding HtrA protease/chaperone protein, whose protein sequence is MFSARAFLLIAAILPALFPIHSYATETAYGTGFFVSKDGHILTNHHVIVDCRAITTTVNGARYEAKIIGTDALNDLAVLQIQMTPTTIAFFREGRSVQPGEDVMAIGFPLPGKLASEAKVTTGTVSALSGMHNNSTFMQISAPIQPGNSGGPAIDENGLVVGVVTSILNAVKMVGKDSVIPQNVNFAIHAGLAKTFLDAYAVPYEGLKAGQRKTRAEIALVARRYTVPLTCHDQPFAKSDDAEMEKLRRLLLDVMDRDSPDWRTIVNGEDFKEWLAAQPRNYQEVVAASWDPQVIKLALQSFKNAKNRPNDHGGSLPSLQVWLPIARADNPGVPDEELITYWRNKYGTRGAREKEPPKRMSLSEEFSSDLDRELQGLKTLKLPPPAPVSEDKEPVRNKRPMFREPVTTAP, encoded by the coding sequence ATGTTTTCCGCAAGGGCATTTCTCCTTATTGCCGCCATCCTTCCCGCCTTGTTTCCCATTCATTCCTATGCCACAGAAACCGCTTACGGTACCGGGTTTTTTGTCAGTAAAGACGGCCATATTCTGACGAATCATCACGTTATCGTAGATTGTAGGGCCATCACGACGACCGTGAATGGTGCGCGGTATGAGGCCAAAATCATAGGCACAGATGCGCTGAATGATTTGGCGGTGTTGCAGATTCAAATGACTCCCACCACCATCGCATTCTTCCGGGAAGGTCGATCAGTCCAGCCTGGTGAAGATGTGATGGCAATAGGTTTCCCGCTGCCGGGGAAATTAGCTTCGGAAGCGAAAGTCACGACAGGCACAGTTAGTGCGTTATCTGGAATGCATAACAATTCCACTTTCATGCAGATATCCGCACCGATCCAACCGGGGAATAGTGGGGGGCCAGCGATTGATGAGAATGGTCTTGTTGTAGGGGTTGTGACCAGCATTCTGAATGCGGTCAAAATGGTAGGAAAAGACAGCGTGATCCCTCAGAACGTGAATTTCGCCATTCACGCAGGATTAGCCAAGACGTTCCTCGATGCGTATGCGGTGCCATATGAAGGATTGAAAGCGGGGCAGCGGAAAACCCGTGCAGAAATCGCGTTGGTCGCACGACGCTATACTGTACCGCTAACTTGTCATGATCAGCCTTTTGCCAAGTCGGATGACGCGGAGATGGAAAAATTGCGTCGGCTTCTTTTGGATGTGATGGATCGGGACTCTCCTGACTGGCGGACAATCGTGAATGGTGAAGACTTTAAAGAGTGGTTGGCGGCGCAACCGAGGAACTACCAAGAGGTTGTCGCGGCCTCATGGGATCCACAAGTCATCAAGCTCGCGCTCCAATCATTCAAAAACGCTAAGAATCGTCCTAATGATCATGGCGGCTCTCTTCCATCCCTACAAGTGTGGCTGCCTATAGCGCGAGCTGACAACCCTGGTGTGCCTGATGAAGAGCTCATCACCTATTGGCGCAATAAATATGGGACGCGTGGCGCGAGAGAGAAAGAGCCTCCTAAGCGAATGAGCTTAAGCGAGGAATTCAGCTCCGACCTTGATCGCGAGCTGCAAGGACTCAAGACGCTCAAGCTTCCCCCGCCGGCTCCGGTTTCCGAGGACAAAGAGCCTGTTCGCAATAAGAGACCGATGTTTCGTGAACCAGTGACCACGGCACCTTAG
- a CDS encoding CRISPR-associated protein has product MREGSRVEAARLRWYSPSVMPPDTSVKALILAFTDAPSLAAYVINRLQPELLCFFVPESAKTLVEEAVQPKVQQMPKRWDWIVTPDPADVITCHQVLSRTMHDLFRTWEVQVGEVVVDLTGATPAMAAALATASQPWTSRVVSLVDVKGQEEGESIVIDCLTKRWLQGNPWDEAAIVMRREACEAFNHGSFKSSAAMFHTLETRVSGGQKPLYRALGDLASGYALWEQFHYRQAWEKLKTSLKALDMASLWGGPPGLKGLLPSIKANSGFLEKLVLDPAEVKEGVALDLLAHAHRRAQVDHDHERAMVALVRALEACAQRQLFKQYKIKTWDVQPEQLPEALRGTCRTCYLDDVDGKYKLPLQAQFRLLAGLGDQMGQAYLRDWPKMKPLLDAANQAVLGHGFEAIKAERVQQLSDVVMKLTGMSDSSLPKFPVLNL; this is encoded by the coding sequence GTGCGGGAAGGCTCGCGCGTTGAAGCGGCCCGATTGCGGTGGTATAGTCCGTCGGTCATGCCGCCCGATACGTCCGTCAAAGCCCTCATTCTCGCGTTCACCGACGCGCCGTCGCTCGCCGCTTACGTGATCAACCGGCTGCAACCGGAACTGCTCTGCTTTTTCGTGCCGGAGTCGGCGAAAACGCTGGTCGAGGAAGCCGTGCAGCCGAAGGTGCAGCAGATGCCGAAGCGGTGGGATTGGATCGTGACGCCCGATCCGGCCGACGTCATCACCTGCCACCAGGTCCTGTCGCGAACGATGCACGATCTTTTCCGCACCTGGGAGGTGCAGGTGGGCGAGGTGGTGGTGGACCTGACCGGGGCCACGCCGGCCATGGCCGCGGCGCTGGCGACTGCGAGCCAGCCTTGGACCTCGCGGGTTGTCAGTCTGGTCGATGTGAAGGGCCAGGAAGAGGGTGAATCGATCGTCATCGACTGCCTCACCAAACGCTGGCTTCAAGGGAATCCCTGGGACGAGGCGGCGATCGTTATGCGCCGGGAGGCCTGCGAGGCCTTCAATCACGGATCGTTCAAAAGCTCCGCCGCCATGTTTCATACTCTGGAGACGCGCGTGAGCGGGGGGCAGAAGCCGCTCTACCGCGCGCTGGGCGACCTCGCGTCGGGCTATGCCCTCTGGGAACAGTTTCACTATCGGCAGGCCTGGGAGAAGCTCAAGACTTCGCTGAAGGCGCTCGACATGGCGTCGCTCTGGGGCGGGCCTCCGGGACTGAAAGGGCTCCTGCCCTCCATCAAGGCCAACAGCGGCTTCCTGGAGAAGTTGGTCTTGGACCCGGCCGAAGTGAAAGAGGGCGTCGCACTCGATCTTCTGGCCCATGCGCATCGTCGTGCCCAGGTGGACCATGACCACGAACGGGCCATGGTCGCGCTCGTGCGTGCCTTGGAAGCCTGTGCTCAACGGCAGCTGTTTAAGCAGTACAAGATCAAGACCTGGGATGTGCAGCCGGAACAACTTCCGGAAGCCCTGCGCGGCACCTGTCGCACCTGTTATCTGGACGATGTGGACGGCAAGTACAAATTGCCGCTCCAAGCTCAGTTCCGCTTGCTGGCCGGTCTTGGCGATCAGATGGGGCAGGCCTATCTTCGGGATTGGCCCAAGATGAAACCGTTGCTGGATGCCGCCAACCAGGCAGTCCTCGGCCACGGGTTCGAGGCGATCAAGGCCGAGCGGGTGCAGCAACTGTCCGACGTGGTCATGAAGCTCACCGGCATGAGCGACAGTTCGTTGCCGAAGTTTCCAGTGTTGAATTTGTGA
- a CDS encoding 4-hydroxybenzoyl-CoA thioesterase family active site — translation MEIRIYYEDTDCGGVVYYANYLKYFERARTHYLEDRGLSVAGLRDQGTQFMVVHVELDYRSPARYGDTLIIETKLAAVGQASLTFAHVLRERTSGRMVVEGSAKLVAVDDQLKVTRLDKPTLTALQGPPQTRS, via the coding sequence ATGGAGATCCGCATCTACTACGAGGACACCGACTGCGGCGGGGTGGTGTATTACGCGAACTATCTCAAGTATTTCGAACGGGCCAGGACGCACTATCTCGAAGATCGGGGCCTCTCGGTGGCGGGGCTCCGCGATCAAGGGACGCAGTTCATGGTCGTGCATGTGGAACTGGATTATCGCTCGCCTGCCCGGTATGGCGATACCTTGATCATCGAGACCAAGCTTGCGGCGGTGGGCCAGGCGTCTCTTACCTTCGCCCATGTTCTGCGGGAACGGACAAGCGGGCGCATGGTGGTGGAAGGCTCGGCGAAGCTGGTGGCGGTGGACGACCAGCTGAAAGTGACGCGGCTCGACAAACCCACTCTGACCGCATTACAAGGACCTCCACAGACGAGGAGCTAA
- a CDS encoding SPFH/Band 7/PHB domain protein has protein sequence MEDSGLPGGLWVFVFLAGLVLLVISKTARVVPQQSAYVVERLGRYSRTLGAGFHILLPFLDSVQYKHSLKETAIDIPEQICITRDNVQVGVDGILYSKVLDPQRASYGISDYRFAITQLAQTALRSEIGKIELDRTFEERTNINSQVVNELDKATEPWGVKVLRYEIKNITPPKDVLAAMEKQMRAEREKRAVILTSEGERDAAINQAEGEKQQVIKASEAKKQQQINEAEGAAAAIMAIAGATAEGLRKVAESTQVPGGYEAVQLRVAEQYIGKFGELAKAGNTLVLPANLSDVGSMLTLAMNMIGKRPSTTPPAK, from the coding sequence ATGGAGGATAGCGGCTTGCCGGGCGGACTCTGGGTCTTCGTGTTTCTCGCAGGTCTCGTCCTGCTGGTGATTTCAAAAACCGCACGCGTGGTGCCGCAACAGAGCGCCTACGTCGTCGAACGTCTGGGGCGGTATTCGCGGACGCTCGGGGCGGGGTTTCACATCCTGCTGCCGTTCCTCGACAGTGTCCAATACAAACATTCGTTGAAGGAAACGGCCATCGACATTCCGGAACAGATCTGCATCACCCGCGACAACGTCCAAGTCGGCGTGGACGGCATTTTGTATTCGAAGGTGCTGGACCCGCAACGGGCCTCCTACGGTATCAGCGACTATCGCTTCGCCATCACCCAACTCGCTCAGACCGCGCTCCGCAGCGAAATCGGCAAGATCGAGCTGGACCGCACGTTCGAGGAACGCACCAACATCAACAGCCAGGTCGTCAATGAACTGGACAAGGCCACGGAGCCCTGGGGCGTGAAGGTCTTGCGCTACGAGATCAAGAACATCACCCCGCCGAAAGACGTGCTCGCCGCGATGGAAAAACAGATGCGCGCCGAACGGGAGAAGCGGGCGGTAATTCTGACCTCAGAAGGCGAGCGCGACGCCGCCATCAACCAGGCGGAGGGTGAGAAGCAGCAGGTCATCAAAGCTTCCGAGGCCAAGAAGCAGCAGCAGATCAACGAAGCCGAAGGAGCGGCGGCCGCCATCATGGCGATCGCCGGCGCCACCGCCGAAGGCCTGCGAAAAGTCGCCGAATCCACGCAGGTTCCCGGCGGCTATGAAGCCGTGCAACTGCGCGTGGCGGAGCAGTACATCGGGAAGTTCGGTGAACTCGCCAAGGCCGGCAACACCCTCGTGCTCCCGGCCAACCTGTCGGATGTCGGCTCCATGCTGACGCTGGCGATGAACATGATCGGGAAACGGCCTTCGACGACGCCTCCGGCGAAGTGA
- a CDS encoding Putative activity regulator of membrane protease YbbK, which produces MTWWLWALFGLFLLGGEVVTPGGFYMLFFGIGALVVGLLVGLGLIEAGWISWLLFSVISVASLVILRPPLRRLMSANLGGLSPMDTMVGETALALDDLTPGTLGKAECRGSIWNARNGSDRSLSKGQRSRVDRVDGITLWITPE; this is translated from the coding sequence ATGACCTGGTGGCTCTGGGCCTTGTTCGGCCTGTTTCTGCTCGGCGGCGAAGTCGTCACGCCGGGCGGGTTCTATATGTTGTTTTTCGGCATCGGCGCGTTGGTCGTCGGCTTGCTGGTCGGCTTGGGTCTGATCGAAGCCGGTTGGATCTCCTGGCTGTTGTTTTCGGTCATCTCGGTCGCCTCCCTCGTCATACTGCGCCCGCCTTTGCGCCGCCTCATGTCGGCCAACTTGGGCGGCTTGTCGCCCATGGATACCATGGTGGGGGAAACGGCCCTCGCGCTGGACGACCTCACTCCCGGCACCTTGGGAAAGGCCGAATGCCGCGGCAGCATCTGGAACGCACGCAATGGAAGCGATCGATCCCTGTCCAAAGGCCAACGCAGCCGTGTGGACCGTGTGGACGGAATTACCCTTTGGATCACACCTGAATGA
- a CDS encoding D-sedoheptulose 7-phosphate isomerase, with amino-acid sequence MKDFAIKAFDESAEIKRRFAREHADKIAQVAQLMGRAFREGRKVLLFGNGGSATDAAHIAAEFVGRYKRERAPLPAIALATDIAAITCIANDYGFEELFARQVHAHGQKGDIAIAISTSGNSPNVLRGIDTARECGLTTVAWTGGSGGKLAGMVDYAFVVPSTVTARIQESHITLGHVLCELIEDQVLADQA; translated from the coding sequence ATGAAAGACTTCGCCATCAAGGCCTTCGACGAGAGCGCCGAGATCAAGCGGCGGTTCGCGCGGGAGCATGCCGACAAGATCGCCCAGGTCGCGCAGCTGATGGGCCGCGCCTTCCGCGAAGGTCGCAAAGTCTTGCTCTTCGGCAACGGCGGCAGTGCGACCGACGCCGCGCACATCGCGGCTGAGTTCGTCGGCCGTTACAAACGCGAGCGCGCCCCCCTGCCGGCCATCGCCCTCGCCACCGACATTGCCGCCATCACCTGCATCGCCAACGACTACGGCTTCGAGGAACTCTTCGCCCGCCAGGTCCACGCCCATGGGCAGAAGGGCGACATCGCGATCGCGATCAGCACCAGCGGCAACTCGCCGAACGTCTTGAGAGGAATCGACACGGCGCGCGAGTGCGGCCTCACCACCGTCGCCTGGACCGGTGGATCAGGAGGCAAGCTGGCGGGAATGGTCGATTATGCCTTTGTCGTGCCCTCGACGGTCACCGCCCGCATTCAGGAAAGTCACATCACCTTAGGCCATGTGCTCTGCGAACTCATCGAGGACCAGGTTCTTGCCGACCAGGCGTAA
- a CDS encoding Radical SAM domain protein encodes MRALTVLNGAEDLSRLQPLNEQESTKSVVLIGFQKQGNLGIGYLAATLMHRGYRVKVLDFEDPADTILATVEAEDPVVVGFSLIFQFYLPRFRALMHHLRDHGIRCHFTIGGHFPSLSHERTLDLIPEIDSVVRFEGELTLLELVESLIHAREWRTIEGIAYRRDGNIVANPLRRLLDNLDALPFPYRQYEPTTILGQRTMPILASRGCSRTCSFCSIHMFYRAAPGRVVRIRKVSEVVREMKSLYHDRGITVFLFQDDDFPLFGPSWRRWALRLVEELHRQDLVGKIIWKISCRADVVEPELFTTLRDAGLYLVYMGLESGSEEGLDVLHKEITVEQNLKAVDTLKALGLMWEFGFMLFDPSSTFDSIKENVGFLRRIVEDGSVAAVFCKMLPYDGTPIKETLVAQGRFNGDVCNPDYDFLDPRIGPCYEAIGRTVGEWVRGSDSVAAMINHAWHEVFVTERLFEPTIDLTAYKTSLSTLTRFSNDVLFSTVENIAAAFRDDAGEGEGYPQLDTIREQIVSTLVRQRNQFVYDNQSWLLKGLSRQQVPVGA; translated from the coding sequence ATGCGTGCACTCACGGTGCTCAACGGCGCGGAAGACCTGTCCCGCCTCCAGCCTTTGAATGAACAGGAATCGACCAAATCCGTCGTGCTGATCGGGTTCCAGAAGCAAGGCAACTTGGGAATCGGCTATCTCGCCGCCACGCTGATGCATCGCGGCTATCGCGTGAAGGTCCTCGATTTTGAAGATCCGGCGGATACGATCTTGGCGACCGTTGAAGCCGAAGATCCCGTTGTCGTCGGGTTTTCCCTGATTTTCCAGTTTTACCTGCCGCGGTTTCGTGCGCTGATGCACCACCTACGGGATCATGGCATCCGTTGTCACTTTACGATCGGCGGACATTTTCCCAGTTTGAGTCACGAGCGAACGCTTGACCTGATTCCGGAGATAGACAGTGTGGTTCGATTCGAGGGAGAACTCACGCTGCTCGAACTTGTCGAATCTCTGATTCATGCTCGCGAGTGGCGCACGATCGAAGGGATCGCCTACCGACGGGACGGGAACATCGTCGCCAACCCACTCCGCCGCCTCCTGGATAACCTCGATGCGTTGCCCTTCCCTTACAGACAGTACGAGCCAACCACCATATTGGGGCAACGGACGATGCCCATCCTGGCTTCACGCGGTTGCTCGCGGACATGCTCGTTCTGTTCCATTCACATGTTTTACCGTGCCGCCCCGGGGCGGGTGGTCCGCATTCGAAAAGTGTCCGAAGTGGTCCGCGAAATGAAGAGTCTGTATCACGATCGGGGCATTACGGTCTTCCTGTTCCAGGACGATGATTTTCCGCTCTTCGGCCCATCATGGCGCCGCTGGGCGCTCAGGTTGGTTGAGGAACTTCATCGACAGGACCTCGTCGGGAAAATCATCTGGAAAATCAGTTGCCGGGCGGACGTGGTCGAACCTGAACTCTTTACGACATTGCGCGACGCGGGGCTGTACCTGGTCTACATGGGCTTAGAGTCGGGATCGGAGGAGGGGTTGGACGTGCTCCACAAAGAAATCACCGTGGAGCAAAATCTGAAGGCCGTTGATACGCTCAAAGCGTTGGGACTCATGTGGGAGTTCGGGTTCATGTTATTCGATCCGTCGAGCACCTTCGATTCGATCAAAGAAAATGTCGGATTTCTACGGCGGATTGTAGAAGACGGGAGTGTGGCGGCGGTCTTTTGCAAAATGTTGCCCTATGACGGGACTCCCATTAAGGAGACCTTAGTCGCGCAAGGGCGGTTCAATGGTGATGTGTGCAATCCTGACTATGACTTTCTCGATCCGCGCATCGGGCCCTGTTACGAGGCCATCGGAAGAACCGTGGGTGAATGGGTCAGGGGATCGGACAGCGTCGCAGCGATGATCAACCATGCCTGGCATGAAGTTTTCGTGACGGAACGCCTCTTTGAGCCGACGATCGATCTCACGGCCTACAAGACTTCACTGAGCACCCTGACCCGATTCAGTAACGACGTCCTGTTTTCGACCGTCGAGAACATCGCCGCCGCCTTCCGAGACGACGCGGGCGAGGGTGAGGGTTACCCACAACTTGACACGATCCGCGAGCAGATCGTATCGACCCTGGTCCGGCAACGGAACCAATTCGTCTATGACAACCAATCGTGGCTTCTGAAAGGGCTGTCGAGGCAGCAAGTTCCAGTCGGCGCGTAG